Sequence from the Zeugodacus cucurbitae isolate PBARC_wt_2022May chromosome 2, idZeuCucr1.2, whole genome shotgun sequence genome:
CACATCTACCACCGAATGAGACCACACCAATCAAATAATACGCTGTCTTGTCACTATGTGATTGCTTAAGCATGAGTGGTCCACCGGAGTCGCCGTTACAGCTATCTGTTCCTTTTGCACCTTTCGCGcaaatttgattgtttttcaTTCCTCTTTTACTGTTGCATTCATTAAtatcaaaaacttttaattCTGCCTTTAATTTAACTTCACTGCTCTCCCGCGTTTCCGTTCTGCCCCAGCCAACGATTTCCACTTtctcattttcataattaatcGTTTGCGAACCTGCCTGCGGTAAGGGTAGACAAATTGGTTTTACATAGTCTGTATATGTTACGCTCTCTTCTAGCCTTAATAGAGCTATATCGTAATTCAATGGTTGTTTCTCATATTTCGGATGAACTAAGTGATCGTCTATATTTTTCTCGACGTATTCAGGAGCACAAACTTTTTCACCGCGAAAGTATTCACAATCTGGATTCGTTGTCGTATTCCATTCGCCTAAACGAACACCTTTGATAACCCACATCTTTTGTTCTTCAGGTAATGTCACGCAATGGGCTGCAGTGAGCACATAATTTTTATGGATTAGAGTACCACCGCAAAAATACTCAATATTGTTGTCAGCTTTAAAGAACgaattataaagttttattactctTCAGAAGAAATACTTCTTCATTACCGTCAGTGTAAATTAGCCTTGCCGCCCAGGGGTGCTCATCAATTAAAGTAGCACTTCCTCCATAAATTCTGTTTTGTACGACAGCGTTACCACATTCTGGTTCATTGGTCTGAAATTGCGAAAATgcagatatagatatatatatagtcaCTCAaccaattaaaactaaattgtaTACTTACCCATTTATTGCCTTTGTTCCCTGGTGGAGTACCTTTAAATAGATTTTGcagttataattataaatattaatatacatacataattatataaatattcttataaaatattatactttcGCGGTTAAGATGGTTTAACCTCATTCGATCTTATCTCTAATCGAGAACTTTCAATGTATTGACATTCACATGTTAGTGAATCgaaaatatctataatatatggGGGaattggatatatatataagtatttatgtgACATGatgggaggatgggatcatgtgtagaagttcacgcaagtgaggaaagtttttgattgtcactcacttgggagtggccagaaacgattcttctccacatggttcaagcagctcacgacttccggttttagaccaagtatcccctgggtagccaacagacatccgtttgaaggcgagctaaagtgagaaggcgaagcccgcttatgcggttgtgcgtagggtttgggacccaccacataaaaacaccccccaatgaaaaatctacgaaagcctcggatgagacaccccccttttgatgacgacccctgcaaacgttttaaggataatgatataagggcatgcacctggaatgtccggacccttaattgggaaggtgcctctgcccagctggttgatgtcctcatacgacttaaggctgacatcaccgccatccaagaagtgcgatggacgggacaaggacggaagaaggtgggtccttgtgacatctactacagcggccatataaaggagcgcaaatttggtgttggatttgtggtgggagagagactccgtcgcagagtcctggcattcaccccggtggatgaacgtctagccacaatccgcatcaaagcgaggttcttcaacatatcgctgatttgcgcccacgccccaacggaagagaaggacgatgtgaccaaagatgctttctatgagcgcctagaacgcacctatgagcgctgcccccgccacgatgtaaaagtcgtgcttggtgattttaacgccagggtgggtaaagaaggtgtctttggcacaacagtcggaaaattcagcctccatgacgaaacatcgccaaacggcctgaggctgatcgacttcgctggggcccgaaatatggtcgtctgtagtaccagattccagcataagaaaatacatcaagctacttggctgtctcctgatcgaaacacgcggaaccaaatcgatcacgttgtgatagacggaagacatgtctcctgtgttttagacgtgcgtacgctccgaggaccaaatatagactcggaccattatctggtcgcagcgaagatacgcacccgcctctgtgcagcaaagaatgcccgtcaacaaacacaaggaaggttcgacgtcgaaaagctgcaatcgcaacagacagccacgaaatactctactcgacttgcactcctgctctctgagagcactcatcagcatctcggtataagggaactgtggaacggcatctcaaactcactgcgtaccgctgcagccgaaacaattggttttcggcaacgacaaaaaacaagctggtacgatgaggagtgccgtctcgcagcggagagaaaacagactgcctacctcgcaacattgcaaacgaccacaacacgtgcgggatgggatagataccgagagctgaagagggaagcgagacgcatttgcagacaaaaaaagaaagaggccgaaatgcgtgagtacgaagagcttgagaagctggcagacagagggaatgctcgaaaattttatgaaaaaatgaagcgacttaacgaaggtttcaagaccggagcatcctcatgtagagaccaaggtggtaatctggtaaccgatgtccagggcatactgggattatggagggaacacttctccgacctgctgaatggcagtgagagtacaacaccaggagatggcgaacccgatcccccaatcgatgacgatggaacagatgttccattacccgaccatgaagaaattcgaatagcaattacccgcttgaagaacaacaaagcagcgggggccgatagattaccggcagaactattcaaatacggcggcgaagaactgataaggtgcatgcatcagcttctttgcagaatatggtcggaagaaagcatgcctgacgattggaatctcagtgtgctctgcccaatccataaaaagggagatcccacaatctacgccaattaccgtgggatcagcctcctaaatatcgcatacaaggttctatcgagcgtattgtgtgaaagactaaagcccaccgtcaacaaactgattggaccttatcagtgtggctttagacctggaaaatcgacaactgaccagatattcaccatgcgccaaatcttggaaaagacccgagaaaagaggatcgacacacaccacctttttgtcgattttaaagctgctttcgacagcacgaaaaggagttgcctttacgccgcgatgtctgaatttggtatccccgcaaaactaatacggctgtgtaaattgacgttgagcaacaccaaaagctccgtcatgattgggaaggacctctccgagccgttcgataccaaacgaggtttcagacaaggtgactcactatcgtgcgacttctttaacctgatgctggaaaaaattataagagctgcagagctaaaccgagaaggtacaatcttctacaagagtgtacagctcctggcgtacgccgatgatattgatatcatcggaagcaacaaccgcgccgtttgttctgctttttcccgcatggataaggaggcgaagcgaatgggtctggaggtgaatgaggacaagacgaaatatctcctgtcatcaaacaaacagtcggcgcattcgcgtcttggctcccacgtcactgttgacagtcataacttcgaggtcgtagataatttcgtatacctgggaaccagcatcaacaacacgaacaatgtcagcctcgaaatccagcgcagaataactcttgccaacaggtgctactttggactgagtaggcaattgaacagtaaagtcctctctcgacgaaccaaaatcaagctctacaagtcgcttatcattcccgtcctgctttacggtgcagaagcttggacgatgtcaacatcagatgagacgacactaggagttttcgagaggaaaattttgcgcaagatttatggtcctcagaacattggcaacggcgaataccgcagacgatggaacgatgagctgtacgagttatacgacgacattgacatagttcagcgaataaaaagacagcggctacgctggctaggtcatgttgtccgaatggacgaaaacactccagccctgaaagtgttcgatgcagtacccgccggaggaagccgaggaaggggaaggcctccactccgttggagggaccaggtggagagcgacctggttacacttgggatctccaactggcgccgaactgcgaaggagagagacaggtggcgcactatcgtcgattcggctataaccggctaaacggttgcaacgccaatcacatcacATACATTTATGTGACATCTCTCTATTATGGGAAGACTTTTCCTGTTAAAAATACACTCTAAAAATACACTCTAATACATCGTAGTGTTCAGCTAAAGacgtatttttttctaatattgaaCTTATCAAAGCCGTATTACTTACCGATTGTTGATGTTATAGGGGTCCTGGTTGTAGGCATTGGTGTTGGTACTGCTTGTGTGGTCGACTCAGTGCTTTGGCAACAGacctattaaaataaattactaaattaaactttaaatatatgtaagaatTATCCCTATGCGGATATTTGAtgttttcataataataatggACTTAAGAATTTAAAAGTGATCTGCAATAGCTACCATATGTTCCCCATTCTCATATCCACATTGACTTTTCTGCAGGTATAAAATCTCCAActtggttttgttttgttttctaacAATATCCATTAAGGAATTGCAGGtttttatgaatatacattTTCCAGTTTCGCCGCCTGGTGTGTAACAAGAAGTTTCTGGTAAAGGTGTAACTAAAATTGAAAGAATTAAGATAATTTTGGTATACGATTTGGATTATTTTACTCATATTAATATAAGCAATATTTTATCCGAGAACCATTTAGTTAGAAACTGCATAGTTCGATATATCTCTACGAACAGATAATAATGGCAAAATTTTCGAACgcgaatattgtggaatattttattataaactattaaaaaatatgttgcctAAATCTATTTagatgagactttctgaaacaTTGGTTCCAACTTTTTACATAACAATCAACTATAATTAAAGTCTCTCGTTTACCTAACAATTTCGTTAGGTTATGCAATAGAACGCCTAGAGCAATGCTGAATGCCTTGGTGGTTTTGGAATCGCAAGCTTAATACTGGATCTACTGTAATATAAGTTGTAAAATAACCATTGATCTAATACATCGTAGTGTTCAGCTAAAGACGTATTTTTTGCTGATATTGAACTTATCAAAGGCGTATTACTTACCGATTGTTGATGTTATAGGGGTCCTGGTTGTAGGTATTGGTGTTGGTACTGCATGTGTTGTCGACTCAGTATTTGGACAACATAcctatggaaataaatttcttaatcatatatatatgtaagcattCTCACTGATGTTTGATGTtttcacaacaataaaataatagggTTACGAATTCAAAAGTGATCTACATTAATTACCATAAATTCTCCTTTATCATATCCACATTGACTTTTCTGCAGGTATAAAATCTCCGCcttggtcttgttttgttttataacaATATCCAAtaagaaattacatttttttatggaTATACATTTTCCAGTTTCACCGCTTGGTGTGGGACAAGAAGTTTCTGGTAAAGGTGTAACTAAAATTGAAAGAATTAAGATAATTTTGGTATACAATTTGATTAATTGTACtcagatttaataaaatattctatacAGAGAACCATTAATTCAGAATCTGCTAAGTTCGAGAAGATACAACTAGGGAAAATTTTAGAATGAGTCAATCGCAGAATTTACAGCTCAGGTCTATCAGACCGCCCGGAGTCTTTATATCTTGGGAAAGTGTGTGTAGTTTGCTAGCAACACTATgtgtcatatgtatatatttgaatgaaaaatattacaaatatattgttGATCTTACAgagtatatattgtaaacaagTTTGTAAGAAAATGCCAATATGTCCAATATTCTTGGTTCATCTGTCATTAGCAAACTCAAATAGATTCAATGGTTTActcaattcaattgaaattgcaatatgtaaacttttattttcatcGACAATAGTGACTATTGATTTAAAAGACGATCTAAAGTCCTTGGTACAACTGTTGTTTTTTGAAGTTAATATCGCCAACATTACAAATTTTTTGCtaccaaatattatatatcgatatGTACCTTTAAATCGCTTTATTCCGTATATGTGTGTTAAATTGTGAGTtaccttaatgaaattaaataaataaattgcgagagtataaaatgttctgttacactcgaacttagcccttccttatttgtttacatattggtTTCTATGTTGATCTCGATactctaataattttttagtttatgaaaaaaaatcagttGCAAAACATCTCTCATTGAGAACAGTCATAGattcattacaacaaaaaaacgcgaaaacgaaagtgaaaaaaaaaattcttaagtgTGACATCTGTTCATtacaaccaaaacaaaaatctgTTTGGCTCGACAAAAACAATAGCTACAATAATACGTACCAGCTTTGCGATCGCTGGCAAGTACAACAACATGagtgatgacgatgatgatgctGGTATGGAATGGCAAAAAGTATGAAAACGGCCCGCGAAAAGATCATTACAGAATTCACCAAATGTGATTAGAAAACAACCGGCACTGGATTATGGCGCATGCACTTCCAATAATGTTAACCAATTCAATATCTTAAATAACGATGTTGGAGTAACATTTATGAAGGATGTAAACCCTGAtgacataataaataataaaaatacaactgaACAAGAGCGTGAGAGAATTCAAATACTGGAAACTCcaaaattatgtgaaattaGTGGTCTATTAAACTaccttaaaactaaaattaatgcCAAAGAATTCACCTATAAAGCACAACGAGATGGTAATGTCCGAATCATGGTTAAAACCGTCGATAAATATAGAGAACTCATCAAAATTATGAGAAATGATAATGTTAAATTTCATACGTTTCAACTAAAGCAAGACAGAGCTTTTCGTGTCGTCTTCATTACACTATGCCGTTGGAAACAATTAAAGCCGAAGTTCGAGGTCTTAATGATATAAAAAGTCGCATTACTAAGATGCCACTAAATATGTATTCTTAGATCTTGAGCCAGATAATAGTAACGCGGGAATTTACAACTTGAAATATATTGGAACAACAGCGTTTCCTAAATAGAATCACCAAAGAAGGTAAGCGATATCATGCAATGTCTTCGTTGCCAGGAGTTCGACCACACAAAAtcattttgcaataaaaaatttaaatgtgttaAATGTTCACTACAACATCCAAGTGACAACTGCCCAAGAGACAAAAATATTCCAGCTAAATGTGCTAATTGTTCCGAGAACCATGCTGCCAGTTATAATGGCTGCATAATTTATCAACAAATTATGTCCAACAAAAAGTCTGCTACTAATAGTTTAAATAAGAGTCAATCTCAAAATAACCGAGCCAATTACAGCCAGCCAAACTTCATAAGTCCCAGCAATCAATTAGATaacatgaacaacaacaacaaccagccaACTTATGCTCAGGTAGTGGGAAATGATAATATAAACAATCAAGGTGATGCATTGTCCAAAATTGAAAAACTTCTAGAAAATCACGCTGAACAAATAAGTAATTTGCCGAATATGATAATCCtacttgtaaataaattatgtatgtagatattcgTATAGCCATATGGAATGTTAACGGACTTCCAATcactataatgaaataaatttattcctaAAATCTCATAACATTTATATAATGTTAATTTCTGAGACTCACTTTACCAGAAaatcatatctatatattaaaGGATATGAAGTTATAAATGATAATCATCCGTCTGATAAAGCACATGGAGGTGCAGACTAGATAACgttaatttagtaaatatacAAGCTGCAGCTgttcaaaataaatgtatgcatattgatataaagggtgattttttaagagcttgataacttttttaaaaaaaaaataaaatttgcaaaatctcatcggttctttatttgaaacgttagattggttcatgacatttactttttgaagataatttcatttaaatgttgaccgcggctgcgtcttaggtggtccattcggaaagtccaattttgggcaactttttcgagcatttcggccggaatagcccgaatttcttcggaaatgttgtcttccaaagctggaatagttgctggcttatttctgtagactttagacttgacgtagccccacaaaaaatagtctaaaggcgttaaatcgcatgatcttggtggccaacttacgggtccatttcttgagatgaattgttctccgaagttttccctcaaaatggccatagaatcgcgagctgtgtggcatgtagcgccatcttgttgaaaccacatgtcaaccaagttcagttcttccatttttggcaacaaaaagtttgttagcatcgaacgatagcgatcgccattcaccgtaacgttgcgtccaacagcatctttgaaaaaatacggtccaatgattccaccagcgtacaaaccacaccaaacagtgcatttttcgggatgcatgggcagttcttgaacggcttctggttgctcttcaccccaaatgcggcaattttgcttatttacgtagccattcaaccagaaatgagcctcatcgctgaacaaaatttgtcgataaaaaagcggatttcacatttcgaaccgaacactgattttggtaataaaattcaatgatttgcaagcgttgctcgttagtaagtctattcatgatgaaatgtcaaagcatactgagcatctttctctttgacaccatgtctgaaatcccacgtgatctgtcaaatactaatgcatgaaaatcctaacctcaaaaaaatcacccgttatctaTAGCGGCGGTGTACCTACCTCCACGGTTTGCGTTTATATTAGatgattacaaaatattttttcaaagccACTTTATTGCTGGAGGGGACTATAACGCTAAGCATCCTTGGTGGGGATCTAGACTGACTAGCCCTAAAGGAACTGAGCtatttaaatgtataacaaagttTAATTACTCAACTATTTCTACTGGAAAACCTACATACTGGCCAAGTGATCCTAGAAAAAGACCAGACTTTGTTGTGTACAAAGGTATATCGCAACACCAACTCCACATTAAGGAGAGCTTTGATTTAAACTCTGATCACTCACCAATAATAGTAAGTTTTGGGACTACTGTGTCGAGTATTGAAAAACCATACAAGGTTATTAtgcaaaatactttttaaaaggATGTTACCTATTTTAGaggttcaaaatattttatctttaCACCACTTTGGGTTTAGAAGGGGGCATGGAACTCCTGTGCAATGGCATCGAATTGTTAAAATTATCACGAGTGCTTTCGAATGTAAGCAGTTCTGCGCAGGGGTCTTTTTAGATATTAAACAAGCATCTGATAAAGTATGGCACCCAGGGttacttaataaaataaataaatggcttCCAGCGCCTTACTATCTActtataaaatcatttttaagcaATCGTAAGTTCTATGTTCAGGAAAAAGGTGCATCTTCTGAATTATATTAGATTGACGCTGGAGTTCCCCAAGGAAGCGTCTTAGGACCTGTGTTATATACATTATTTACAGCTGATTTGCCGATCGCTAGTGGTTTAGAGGTAGCAACTTATGCTGATAATACGGCGTTTATTGCCacaagttttataaaattataaaaaattataaaaagtttaattttacgCACCAAATGTTCGAGTTGTTACTTTGTATGGCGCTGGTGGAGCGTCATTTTGCTTCGGACAACATACCtacaaataaagtttaaatgAGTGCGCCCttattaagtatgtatgtatgtataacaaatATCTACATTTGGACTGAACTCTTCGCCACATTTGCTGTTCCGTAAAAGATTATCTTCATTTTCCGTTAAGTAGTCTTTTAGAATGATAGGTTTCAAAGAGGGGCATTTGTCGATCTCTATACAATCGCCAAGTTTTTGGTCCGGTGTTCTACAGGTTTCTACAATTGGGGATAATaagttaaattgtttttatacgaATAAATAATAACGTTTGACAATAACTATGCATCGAGTGTTTGTAATAAGTAGTTTAGAATTACAATCATATGAGTGCCGTTAGTTTCATCTACTAGTCTTAAAGTatgattaataaaaaaagtttaaagaaatggaataaaaatgaaatggaatttgCAAGGCTCAAATGCGTGAGTACATTTTcaggtaaattttttaatatctaaaaaatgttgcaatttAATTCAGTATTCGCTGTACGACGAAATCGTGAATGGACTTCACTCATAGAATGGACACATCATATTAAACTAAACTATGTACTAGCCATAGACTTActtagtttcattaatatattttacttcgAATTGAAGATATTTTCAGTTAGTGCCTGAGTtcgcgccacgcccatttttcatttttgtaaacCAAACTACTAtcttttcttttaattgaatGTCAGTTTAGTAAAATTTAGTTAGTGACTAAACGCACTTTACGTTCTTTTCAACAGCCCTTATGGCCGTGACAATTGTCCGATTTCTACGGATTTCAACTCATCTCGCCAttctgattattttgatatttatatatgtatgtacatatattaactcTATATCAAGTTTTCGGTGTTAAAAGCAAAACTATTAAACTCGCTGTGCAACAAccgaaaaattggcaaaatcggcatacaaaaatttttgagaTGACACCATTCCATCCAATTCCATCAGattctttaattttgtaataGCACTTAATTCGGGTTTTGTGGTGGAATATTGCAATGATTACTGCCGAATTTATTATGTGCTTAGAAATGattagaaatttatatattataacggTGCATCATATTCACTTTCTACACATATGCATAATGAATGCTATCAAGTGAGTACTACTTACCGATTTGTGACGTTGTCGGACCCATGGTTGTAGGTTTTGGtgttgtagtagtagtagtagtggtagtagtagttgttgttgttgtatatggtGTTGTTTGTGGCACCAACTCAGAGTTTGGGCAACAGACCTATGAAAGCAAATTActtaattaacaagtaaggaagggctaagttcgggtgtcactgaacattttataatcacgcaatttatttatttaattttattaaggtaacacacaattttacccacatattcagcatatatgtatatggtataaagtccattgaaagttggaaaccctaatactagtctgaatttcttcaaaatatctgagagacttacatgtattttcggtaaaaaatttgttagaagcactagggtattgaaaacttatggaccgatttttaGAATTGCGGTGCccctctttaaatgcagtatttttgcaaagttctgatATTTGCaaagttccgatatcttcactagtgcttcctttatatatggggcattctctagaaaaaaagccacttgaaaaaaaaagttctttattttctttggcaattatatatcttatagttcatgtaaaacgtaaaataaaagatatggttttaggtctgtgcaacgcggggttgccatattataaggggccaaagttttttgtaaaaaaattttcgaaccgccataactttaaaactaatgaacagattttaaaactccatgtgacttttttgtacagaatttctcaaactttgaaactgtatatcgtaaaaatttttaaaatcaatatttcatagcaaaaaatgaaaaaaaaaaatttttttcgaatttttaacaacttatgcccccttcgatttttttcgaaaatatcttaaaatgttccttattttatcacctttttacctcccaaagggaattttgggacagcaatatttgtatgagctacaaataaaaaaccaactcagaacaggatgaaaaatcattgatttatgcaccattattatcagaatttagcgtaacccaggattaacggcGTGGACGTAGCAGATATTTAatctctttttgttttttttttattttttaatatttttttttttaatttttttgtatttttaaaatttttaatttttttttgcggaCAGCAAGTTTCCATGGTTTATGGCATTCTCACTAAGCttatcttaaatattttcataatcttCTGACTTTGGAATTCAAAAGTGGTCTATAATAGTTACCATATGTTCTCCATTAGCATTTCCACAATGACTTTCTCTCAGATATGTAATCTCCCGCTTTGTCAAGGTTTGTTTTTTAGTAATATCCCATAAGAAATTGCATTGTTTTAGGAGCACACATTTACCAGATTGGTTTCCTGGTGTATGACAGGAACTCTCTGCTAAAATTTGCAAAGATAGAATAATTGAAAACCTTAAGTTCgctattgcaaatatttgtaatgtaCTTGTAAATCgacattaatttatttctagTTTAGTCTTTATGATTAATACACCacttttattatattgtaatgcttgttttgtgaaattttcaacaaatataataaataattctttgattttaaaattttagatttttaaataattaaattaccgATTTCTGGCAACCGGTCTACTGGAGGACGTGGCGTTGAGTTCTGCACTGGACAGCATACCTGCGAATttagaaatttgatttatgtactttgctttaattaaaaacaagtaaggaagggctaagttcgggtgtaaccgaacattttatactctcgaaatttatttatttaactttattatactctcgcaacctgttgcacagagtattatagttttgttcacataacggttgtttgtgtcaccatgaaataaaagagttagatatggggttatatatatatataaatgatcaggatgacgagtggagttgaaatccggttgtctgttcgtccgtctgtccgtgcaagcgataacttgagtaaaaattaagatgtcttaatgaaatttagaacacatattccttggcaccctgaggaggttgctttcgaaaatgggcaaaatcggtccactgccacgaccacaaaatggcgaaaactgtgtcataactaagccataaataaagttattaaaataaaatttggaacacaggattgcattagggaggggcacatttggatgtaattttttttgaagaagtgggcgtggccccaccctcaaataggttttttgtatttatctcgcaaatcaataaagctatataaaccaaactttctgcagtcgtttcttttagccacttcttaatgcagtccaaaaatgaaagaaatcggataataaccacgcccacctcccacacaaaggttaggtggaaaattactaaaagtgggtt
This genomic interval carries:
- the LOC105213649 gene encoding serine protease easter isoform X5, yielding METFLRKAISLICVVCVITGVKAEYVSCWTPSGSMGNCIPLSGCQTLWELAMNNPITQEQITYLRKSLCGPSSANHFVCCPVQNSTPRPPVDRLPEIAESSCHTPGNQSGKCVLLKQCNFLWDITKKQTLTKREITYLRESHCGNANGEHMVCCPNSELVPQTTPYTTTTTTTTTTTTTTTPKPTTMGPTTSQIETCRTPDQKLGDCIEIDKCPSLKPIILKDYLTENEDNLLRNSKCGEEFSPNVCCPKQNDAPPAPYKVTTRTFVTPLPETSCPTPSGETGKCISIKKCNFLLDIVIKQNKTKAEILYLQKSQCGYDKGEFMVCCPNTESTTHAVPTPIPTTRTPITSTIGTPPGNKGNKWTNEPECGNAVVQNRIYGGSATLIDEHPWAARLIYTDADNNIEYFCGGTLIHKNYVLTAAHCVTLPEEQKMWVIKGVRLGEWNTTTNPDCEYFRGEKVCAPEYVEKNIDDHLVHPKYEKQPLNYDIALLRLEESVTYTDYVKPICLPLPQAGSQTINYENEKVEIVGWGRTETRESSEVKLKAELKVFDINECNSKRGMKNNQICAKGAKGTDSCNGDSGGPLMLKQSHSDKTAYYLIGVVSFGGRCGDFGIYTRVVNFMDWIVENTHDS
- the LOC105213649 gene encoding serine protease easter isoform X4, with translation METFLRKAISLICVVCVITGVKAEYVSCWTPSGSMGNCIPLSGCQTLWELAMNNPITQEQITYLRKSLCGPSSANHFVCCPNSELVPQTTPYTTTTTTTTTTTTTTTPKPTTMGPTTSQIETCRTPDQKLGDCIEIDKCPSLKPIILKDYLTENEDNLLRNSKCGEEFSPNVCCPKQNDAPPAPYKVTTRTFVTPLPETSCPTPSGETGKCISIKKCNFLLDIVIKQNKTKAEILYLQKSQCGYDKGEFMVCCPNTESTTHAVPTPIPTTRTPITSTIVTPLPETSCYTPGGETGKCIFIKTCNSLMDIVRKQNKTKLEILYLQKSQCGYENGEHMVCCQSTESTTQAVPTPMPTTRTPITSTIGTPPGNKGNKWTNEPECGNAVVQNRIYGGSATLIDEHPWAARLIYTDADNNIEYFCGGTLIHKNYVLTAAHCVTLPEEQKMWVIKGVRLGEWNTTTNPDCEYFRGEKVCAPEYVEKNIDDHLVHPKYEKQPLNYDIALLRLEESVTYTDYVKPICLPLPQAGSQTINYENEKVEIVGWGRTETRESSEVKLKAELKVFDINECNSKRGMKNNQICAKGAKGTDSCNGDSGGPLMLKQSHSDKTAYYLIGVVSFGGRCGDFGIYTRVVNFMDWIVENTHDS
- the LOC105213649 gene encoding phenoloxidase-activating enzyme isoform X1 — encoded protein: METFLRKAISLICVVCVITGVKAEYVSCWTPSGSMGNCIPLSGCQTLWELAMNNPITQEQITYLRKSLCGPSSANHFVCCPVQNSTPRPPVDRLPEIAESSCHTPGNQSGKCVLLKQCNFLWDITKKQTLTKREITYLRESHCGNANGEHMVCCPNSELVPQTTPYTTTTTTTTTTTTTTTPKPTTMGPTTSQIETCRTPDQKLGDCIEIDKCPSLKPIILKDYLTENEDNLLRNSKCGEEFSPNVCCPKQNDAPPAPYKVTTRTFVTPLPETSCPTPSGETGKCISIKKCNFLLDIVIKQNKTKAEILYLQKSQCGYDKGEFMVCCPNTESTTHAVPTPIPTTRTPITSTIVTPLPETSCYTPGGETGKCIFIKTCNSLMDIVRKQNKTKLEILYLQKSQCGYENGEHMVCCQSTESTTQAVPTPMPTTRTPITSTIGTPPGNKGNKWTNEPECGNAVVQNRIYGGSATLIDEHPWAARLIYTDADNNIEYFCGGTLIHKNYVLTAAHCVTLPEEQKMWVIKGVRLGEWNTTTNPDCEYFRGEKVCAPEYVEKNIDDHLVHPKYEKQPLNYDIALLRLEESVTYTDYVKPICLPLPQAGSQTINYENEKVEIVGWGRTETRESSEVKLKAELKVFDINECNSKRGMKNNQICAKGAKGTDSCNGDSGGPLMLKQSHSDKTAYYLIGVVSFGGRCGDFGIYTRVVNFMDWIVENTHDS